The Lynx canadensis isolate LIC74 chromosome A2, mLynCan4.pri.v2, whole genome shotgun sequence DNA segment TATTGAAAAACATGGTCTATATCTTTAACAAAATGTCTCtccaaattaaaatcacaatcaTTAGCCCATTCCCATCTCTAAACAGGACAGTACATATTCCTGCAGGCTTTAACCTGAAGGAGTAAAAATGTATATGGCCAAAAAtgagagcagagaaagggcatCCTCACTTCCTGTTTCCTGTTCTGCAAATCATATAGAGAGCAGTGTTTCCATCTGGGGGAGGGAGATTTCTCCCCTAAATGGAAACATGAGGAGTAGATTACAAATACACCACCTGACATCTTCGCTACCTGTATCTCTTTCAgaatgtgtctacttttgtgtctACTCTGTTCTTCGAGAGCTTGAAACAGGCCAGAACAGATGATGTACTCAAGGAGTATGTGTTAATGGATtgttgaaatataaatttaaactgTATAAACTATTCACATATTCCATTTTCAAAGTTCGTAACTTGTAATACTTAGTATTGCTGACCATGTGGGAGAGAAACACAATTCTCCCACAGTCAGAGGGAGAAATCGGTATGTTTTTCCTGCAGGTGAGCTGATCATAGGTATCACAAGCTTTCACACGTCTCTAACATCCgcaatttgaattttagaatatgTCCTAAAGAAATAACCGTGAATATAGATAGAACTTCAGTTTGAAAGAATATTTATCTCAATGCTGATAAACATAAGAGAAATAAGAACCAAAAATTTTTCAacaataagaaattaaataaattataatagaatatacattagttttaagtaatatctgtaaaatattattttaacacatgaaaaatgttcattataTTAAGGGAAGAGGGTAGTTTAAAAAGTCTATACAATAtaatcctgattttaaaatatgaatttgaggatctaaatttttacagagagagcaatgaaattattttgaaagttctGTTGGATTTGAAACTACTGCCTAATTAGAAAGTAAAGATAGGTCTCAAGCTGTTTCTGGGAAAAATGTGAAGAGAGTGTAAAGGGACAGCATCAGGTCACATGGTTTCTCAGCGTAACATAACCACGTGGCAGTTCCATGACCATTTCTGCCTCTGGACAACCCTAGCCACCTCCCAGGAGGAGCTCCCTGGAAATAAATATCCAACCAATGCTCCACCTATCCCCACTCCCTGTGACCTTCCCAGAACACATCAAAACAGCAGTGGGCAGTCAGCATGGTAACAGGTGTAGAAGATCTGAGGGGAGTTAATGGCCATAGGAATTGCCAAAGCGGCAAAGACATCCTGATGACAAACAATTCTGTCACACTAGAAAATGAGCTCTGAGATTTGTCTCTGTCTTAAGTtatggaagggaaaggagaaaacacccaaagaaaatacaattacaaGATAACTGTTAATGtaaattcattttcccttttgagTTTCATTCTTGAAAAAGCTGCAAAAATGTCATCATATTTACCTGAATTTAGGATATGTACATGTGTTCATTGCTTGCAGCCAAAGAATTCTTTCACTTGTGCCCAAATTTCAGCATCTAATGGTCATAAAGTAGTAAACAAAACTCTCAGAATAAAACCACAAACACTGGAGATGGAAAAGAGGTACCAGAAGATGCTTGTAGGGAGTATTAGGTGAAACAAGGGGCTTACAAAGTTTTAAAGATATCATAAAATTGAGAATTTACTTAGAAGGCACTTCAGATCTGAAATAAATGGGTAGAAAAGTATGTGTGAAGGTAAAAGGATAAGTAagcaacatatataaagaaaaggaCCCTAATCACTTCATATCTTGGACCAAGAAGACAAGCAAACTTAGGAGACAAAAATATCTCCAGTGCAGTTGTTCCATCTGGGTTGTCTCACTTCTAACTCTAGTAATAATCAAGACTCGCACCCTTGAAGGGAAGCCAGAACACCTGAATCCTCCAAAACAtttgtttgcgtgtgtgtgtgtgtgtgtgtgtgtatgctcttAGGTGCAGtatatgatgtatcatgttgtAATATTACCTATAAcaaatgatatacatatatatcctgccattccatTGATACAAGGGGAATTTTCTGGTTTATATGAGCACACTGTTTTTTTAACATATCTAAACATAAATGACCGTAAATCCATCCAGagtaatatatttcaaaatgctcATTCCGTAACATTTAGTAATATTCTGTGTCTTGATTGTCCTGGAACTCTGATCTTCTGGTTGTGAACATGGATTTGTCTGTCTCTGCCATAGGAGCATGGGAAGCAACCAGACATGGGTCACAGAAGTCACCTTGCTGGGATTCCAGGTTTATCCAGCActggagttttttctttttggacttttctgtctcttctatACCCTCACTCTTCTGGGGAATGGGGTCATCTTAGGGCTTATCTGCTTAGACTCTAGACtacacacccccatgtacttcttcctctcccatctGGCCATCGTTGATATGTCCTATGCTTCCAACAATGTACCCAAGATGCTGGCAAATCTTTTGACTCAGAGAAGAACCATATCCTTTGTTCCTTGCATTATGCAGACTTTTTTGTATCTAGCTTTTGCTCACGCAGAGTGCCTGATTTTGGTCGTGATGTCCTATGATAGGCTTGTGGCGATCTGCAATCCCCTACATTACACTGTCATCATGAGCTGGAGAGTGTGCACAGTGCTGGCCATAACTTCCTGGGTGTTTAGCTTCCTCCTAGCCCTCGTCCATTTAATTCTCATCCTGAGGCTGCCCTTCTGTGGACCTCATGAAATCAATCACTTCTTCTGCGAAATCCTATCTGTCCTCAAGCTGGCCTGCGCTGACACCTGGCTCAACCAAGTTGTCATTTTTGCGGCCTGTGTATTTATCTTACTAGGGCCCCTCTGCCTGGTGCTGGTGTCCTACACGCGCATCCTGTTCGCCATCCTGAGGATCCAGTCCGGGGAGGGCCGCAGAaaggccttctccacctgctcctcccacctctgcGTGGTGGGGCTCTTCTTTGGAAGCGCCATTGTCATGTACATGGCCCCCAAATCCCGCCACCCCGAGGAGCAACAGAAGATCCTCTCCTTGTTTTACAGCCTTTTCAACCCTATGCTGAACCCGCTgatctacagcctgaggaacacAGAGGTCAAGGGTGCCCTGAGGAGAACGCTGTACAAACAGAGGCACGTATGAAGGATACCAAAAACCAACATGGGGAAAGGCATTTTGCTCCCAATGAAATCTGGCAGGTGGCATTTTCACCTTGTGTTATAATAAATACCACATTAACATAGAATCTTTTAGACTTAAATATACAACCTGAAGCCATGTagactttagaaaataaaatagatgaatgtCTTCATGACCATTGGTAGGCAAAGATTATTAGCGATGATGCAAAAAGCACAAGACATAATGTTTgcaaaattgataaatattaGACCTTTTCAGAATCATTCTGATTTTCAATATTCCTGTGAAGAAAGCAAGCTACATACCAAgtgttttgtacattttaaatgcaaTGGTGAGTCAAGTACGACCACATGAGGAGACACAGAGATATATTAGGAAAGCAAAAAGTTTGTTGTCCTCACAGGTTCTGGAAAAGGAGGCAGGATCCCAGGGACATGTAGGAAAGACACCAGGGTGGTCAGAAGGCAGAAGACTGGAGCAAGGGAAGGTTTACATCACTGCCTTTATGGACATTTCCACAGAAAACAACCAATAAAGGGTGTATAAGAACAATAAAGGGTGTATAAGAATCCTTTTGTGGGTTCCTATAAAAGGCAAATCTTTGCCATGTAAAGAAAGGGCATCACCATGCAGGCAGGGTGGTGGTGGAGACTGCAGACCCTTTTGACAGCCTCTGTACAGCACGACAAAGCTCACCAACTTTTAAGGTGTATCAAGTTCATCAGCTGGGAGGAAAAGGAACTGTTTGCAATAACGGAGTGTCCTCATCAATATATAATGATACACAATAAAAACTAGTTTCAGTACAAGACTTTAAACTGAGATAGGGTAACTGGTTTTGTCTTCAATTGACTGGAACTGAGAAATCAGTGAATCTTGGCTAATTATAATGACACCTGTCATGATAATCTGATAAATGGACAAGGGCCAAACCTGTTGGAATGTCATAGCAAATACGACTATAATTCTTACATACCTCTGATATGTTCTGTAATGAAACTGAATTGTACCATGACTATGCTCTGCTGTGAGGTAACATTGACATTATTGCTAAAATTCAGCTACATTATGTAAATAAGTGATATGACAATGCTGATATTGATGACCAAACGTATTGGGAGATCCAGTTAAATCTTTCACAAGTTGTCATATCAATGGAAAATGGCTGGTCTTAGGCAGAACTTGATTTAACTAACCCACAGCTCATTTCTATGCTAAATAGCTCTGCACAAGGTTATTACAAGGTATGAACAACATAGCTCCAAGGAGAACAAGTCATCAAATTAGtatcaaaaatgtgaaaatgtatgTCATGGCTTTATAGGCTATAGATGTTTCTTTGAGTCTGTGCCTAGTCTCCACTGGCTCCTCCAAATATGGGCCATATTCGTGTTATTGcttcatctattatttttttttaattttttttcaacgtttatttatttttggcacagagagagacagagcatgaacgggggaggggcagagagagagggagacacagaatcggaaacaggctccaggttctgagccatcagcccagagcctgacacggggctcgaactcacggaccgcgagatcgtgacctggctgaggtcggacgcttaaccgactgcgccacccaggcgccccgcttcatctattattttaagtaaaacattGCTGTACCTGTTACCTAAGTGCTCTTCTAAATGTAGATGCTGAGAAAAATATGGTCATTGTGCTGTAAGAGCACCAGGCTGAGGGCCAGGTGTGTGCACTGTGCAAAAAAGGGTTCTCTTAAACTCATATAAATTAGGAAttaaaaggaactttaaaatatgctggtcttggggcgcctgggtggcgcagtcggttaagcgtccgacttcagccaggtcacgatctcgcggtccgtgagttcgagcccggcgtcaggctctgggctgatggctcggagcctggagcctgtttccgattctgtgtctccctctctctctgcccctcccccgttcatgctctgtctctctctgtcccaaaaataaataaacgtttgaaaaaaaaaaatatgctggtCTTGTCACTTAGCatgagacacagaaatggaaattgtGTCCCTGTGAGTTTAGTGTCAGAATTACTTTGATTATCTGGGGAGGGAGTCCTGGAGGTGTATGTGGCAGATAATAAAGAGAGTCACAGGATAGCACCTGTCTGAGGAAAGGTACAGGATCTAGAAAATGAAGGCACTTCTCTGTGATTAAGAGAAGAGACTGTGGGTGGTGGGATCCTCAAGATGGCCCCCTGAGGAACCTGCCCCTCTTTTTTAATCAAAGGCTAATCTGGGCTCTGCTGTGAAGATGTTTTGAAAAACCAACTGATCTTAAACTCTGGAGGTTATGTTGGTGGGCCTAATCAGGTCTGGTGAGCTTTCCAAAAGCAGGGTATTTTCCCATCTAACAGCAGAGGAGGAGGTCAGGAGATCTCAAGTGTGAGGATGGAGGGCACTCTGGGTGAGGACTGCAGGAGGACTGTAGACCCAGCCACATTTTTGAATTTAGCCtgtgagacagaaacagagaatccgaCACCAGAACTTCTGACCCAGAGAAACTGAGAGATAACACTTGTGGcctagggtttttgttgttgttgttaatgtgtctgggtgttttttttttttttttttacattgtgtgtgtgtgagagagtgtgtgtgtgtgtgtgtatatgaatgtgtatatatatgtatatataatttttaattttttttcattccaatataattaacatacagtgttatgttagcctcaggtgtacaacatagtgattcagcaattctatacattgttcagtgctcatcataagagtactcttaatccccttcccaTGTTTTCCCATCCCCACAgccatctcccttctggtaactgccagtttgttctctatagttcagagtctgtttttttgtgtgtgtctcttttcctttcttcgtttgttttgtttcttaaatttcacatatgagtgaaaccaaatggtggtatttatctttctctgcctgatttatttcacttagcattatacttctACAACCATCCATGTTggtacaaatgaaaatatttttttaatggctgagtaatattc contains these protein-coding regions:
- the LOC115501006 gene encoding olfactory receptor 2A14-like, producing the protein MGSNQTWVTEVTLLGFQVYPALEFFLFGLFCLFYTLTLLGNGVILGLICLDSRLHTPMYFFLSHLAIVDMSYASNNVPKMLANLLTQRRTISFVPCIMQTFLYLAFAHAECLILVVMSYDRLVAICNPLHYTVIMSWRVCTVLAITSWVFSFLLALVHLILILRLPFCGPHEINHFFCEILSVLKLACADTWLNQVVIFAACVFILLGPLCLVLVSYTRILFAILRIQSGEGRRKAFSTCSSHLCVVGLFFGSAIVMYMAPKSRHPEEQQKILSLFYSLFNPMLNPLIYSLRNTEVKGALRRTLYKQRHV